The Natrinema saccharevitans genome includes the window GCGGGATCGACGACGCCGTACTCGAAGGGGTCGTCGATCGTGACCTCGTCAGCGTCGGTGATCAGGCCCGCACGACCCTCGGAGTCGTGGGCGGCACGGAGGTCCACGAGCGCGTCGATGGGGTCGCGGCCGGTGTTGGCCGCGAGCGTCCGCGGGACGATGTCGACCGCGTCGGCGAAGGCCGTCACGGCGAGCTGTTTGCGGCCCTCGATACCGGCGGCTTCCTCGCGGATCATGTCCGCGATCGCGATCTCGGTCGCGCCCGCGCCGGGGACGACCTCGCCCGACTCGAGCGCCGTCGCGACGACGTCTAAGGCGTCGCCGATGGCGCGCTCGAGTTCGTCGACGACGTGTTCGGTGCCGCCGCGGACGAAGACGGTGACCGTCTCGGCGGCCGCGCCGCCCTCGACGAACGCCAGGTCGTCGTCGCCGAAGTTCTCGGTGCGGATCCGGTCGGCGGCGCCGAGGTCCTCGTCCTCGAGGTCGTCGAGATCGCCGACGCGGCGCGCGCCGGTCGCCGACGCGACCTGTCGCGCGTCGCTGTCGCCCAGCCCTTCGAAGACGAGAACGCCTTCGTTGGCCAGCGCGTTCGCGACGCGGTCGTGGACGTCTTCGGTCGTGAAGACGACGTCGGCCCCGCTGGCGGCGACGGTCTCGGCGTAACCCTCGAGTTCGCCCTCCTCGGCGTCGATGGCGGCGTTGAGCTGGTCGATCGAGTCGATGGCGTACTCGGCGTCGACGTCGCCGGTCCGGACGTCGAGTTCGACGTCCAGGATGGCGATCGACGCGTCCTCGACCGCGCTCGGCATGCCGTCGTGGGCGGGCTCCTCGTCGACGACGATCCCGGGGACGAGTTCGGTCGCGTTCGAGGACGCACCGATCTGGGTGTGAACGGTGACGTTGTCGCGGGCGACGCCCTCGTCGGTATCGACGTGGCGAATCGCCTCGACGACGGTCTCGGCCAGGGACTCGGCGGTGAGTCCGCCGGTGCCCTTGCCGGTCATGCTCGACTGGGCGACCTGTCGGAGGATTTCGTCGTCGACGTCGGCCTCGTTGACCTGCTCGTCGATCGCCTCGAGGGCGATCTCGGCGGCCTCGTGGTAGCCCTCGACGATCGTCGTCGCGTGGACGTCCTGTTCGATCAGGTCCTCGGCCTCACCCAGCAGGTTGCCGGCCAGTACCGCGGCGGTGGTCGTCCCGTCGCCGACTTCCTCCTCCTGGGTGTCGGAGACTTCGACGATCATCTGGGCCGCGGGGTGTTCGATGTCCATCTCGTTGAGAATGGTCGCGCCGTCGTTGGTGATGACGACGTCCCCGCCGGAGTCGACGAGCATCTTGTCCATGCCGCGGGGCCCGAGCGTCGTCCGTACCGACTCGGCCACGGCCTTGCCGGCCATGATGTTGGACGACTGGGCGTCCCGACCCTGCGTTCGCTGACTGTCCTCGCTCATAATGAACATGGGCTGCCCACCCATGCGTCGCTGTTGTGCCATCGTTGATCCTCACTACCTATGTCGTTAGCACTTCTATATAAGTATTTCCCTCCCACCGCCACTCCGTCTTGCGATTGCCCGTGTGAACCGTCGACACGACGGGTCGGCGACGAGCCGGTAGGGAAATATGGGTCCGCTCGGAATGACCGGACGAATGCTGGAGCTGGAACACGGGTTCCGCGTCGTCGACGTCGCGACGCGGCTGCCGCCGGCCGACGGTACGGGGGGCCCCGGCGTGCCGACGATCACCGCGGACCGCCTCGAGCGGGAGATGCATCAGGCGGGGATCACGGGGTCGATCGTCTTCCCGCCCTCGCTCCCCGAAGCGGACTATCTCGCGCCGAACAACGGCGTCGCCAGACGCAGCGTCGACCGGCCGTTCGTCGCTTTCGCCCGGATCAACGGCACCGAGACGCCGGGCCAAACGGCCACCGACCGGCTGCGCAACGCCGTCTCCGGCCGCGAGGACCGCCACACCTCGCCGAGCGACGTCGAGAAGTTCGCCTACGACGACCGCTTTCACGGGTTCGTCCTCGACCCCGCCGTCGACGGCTACCCCGACGAGGACGTGCTGGCGGCGCTCGAGAACGTCGACCTCCCCGTGATCGTCCGCGGCGGCGTCGACGCGCCCCCCGAGACGCTCGCCGAGACGCTGCTCGGCCGGTCGTTCCCCGTCGTCGTCGGCCGGTTCGGCGGCCACCCGCTGAATCGGGAGCTGATGGACGAGATGATCGACCTCCTCGACGAGTACGACGACTGCTACCTCGAGACGAGTTTCGTCCGCTACCGCGAGCAACTCGAGCGCGCCGTACTCGAGCATCCGGACCGCGTCTTCTTCGGCAGCGGTGCCCCGGACTGTCACCCCAACGTCGCGGTCATGGAGATCCTCACGCTGGACGTCTCCGAGGACATGCTGCGCCGCGCGTTCTCGAAGAACGCCTGCCGCGTGATCGACGCGCTCGCGCCGGAAGCGGACAACTGGAACTGAGCGCGCCACACTCGTCGCCCGTCGTCCTCCGAACCGTCGCGGGACTGGTCCCCTACCGTTCTACTGAACGACCAGCACCCGCAGATCGTTCAGGTTCGTCCCCGTCGGCCCCGTGAGAACGAGGCCGTTTCCGGACTCGAGGTACGGACAGACGTCGTTGTCGGCCAGCGCCGCCCGCGCCGCGTCGGGGTCCTCGACGGTCGCCCCGTCGACCAGCGCGCCGGCCGCGTCGGTCGCCCCGTCGATACCGTCGGTGTCGACCGCGGCGACCGCGGCGTCGGTTCCGCTCGCCGCGAGCGACAGCGCCGCGCTCGTCGCGAACTCCTGGTTCGGACCGCCCGCCCCGTCGCCGCGGACCGTCACCGTCGTCTCGCCGCCGGAAAGGACCGCGGCCGGCGGTTCGATCGGCGTCCCGGTGGCCCGGATCTCCTCTGCGATCGCGACGTGGGTCGTCGCCGCCTCGCGGGCCTCGCCGCGGACGCGCGAGGAGAGAACCAGCGGCTCGTACCCCCGCTCGGCCGCCGCGTCCCGCGCCGCCTCGAGGACGGTCATCCCGTCCGCGACGACGTGATTCGAGACGCGCTCGAACGCCGGATCGGCCGGCCCCGGCGTCTCGTCGATCTCGCCGGCCGCGCCGCGCTCGAGGCGCTCGCGGACGGCCTCGGGCACGTCGATCCCGTAGCGCTCGAGGACGGAGCGCGCGTCGGTGAACGTCGACTCGTCGGGGGCGGCCGGGCCGCTGGCGAGCACGCTCGGGTCGTTCCCGACCACGTCGCTGAGGATCACGCCGGCGACCGTCGCGGGGGCGGCCCGGCGGGCCAGTCGGCCGCCCTTCAGCGCCGAGAGGTGCTTGCGGACCGCGTTGATCTCGCCGATGTCGGCCCCGCTCTCGAGCAAGGCCTCGGTCGTCGACTGCAGGGCGGCCAGCGACACGTCGCCGGCGGGCGCGGCCATGAGCGCGCTGCCGCCGCCGGTGATCGCCGCCAGCACGAGCGCGTCCTCGCCGGCCGCGGCCGCCGCCTCGAGCAGGGCCCGCGTTCCCGCGACCCCGCGCTCGCTCGGCGTCGGATGGTCGCCCTCGCGGACCGTCACGCGCTCGGTCTCGACGGGGTCGTCCGTGACGACCACGCCCCCGTCGATCCGATCGCCCAGGATCTCCTCGAGCGCCGCGGCGACGTGGGCCGCGGCGTTGCCGCCCCCGAGGACGACGATCTCGGCGTACGCCTCGAGGTCGTAGGTCGCGTCGGCGACGCGAAGGGTCTCGCCCTCGAGCGAGACGGCCTCGCGGACGACAGTGCGTGGATGCCCCGCCTCGATGCCGGCTTCGACGCAGGCGAGCGCGGTCTCGCGGGCGTCGCTCGTCGCGAGTCGGTCGCGGTCCGCGATCACGCCTTCCCACCCCGGGCGGCGTGCGGTCGCGGACCGGCGTCGGCGCTCGAGTCGGTCGCGGTTCGATCGGCGGCTCCCGTCGCCGTCATGTGTGAGCGGTCAGTCGCGACCGGCTAAAACTCGCGGGGTCGGCGCGCTTCGTGTCAGGACGCTCGCAGGAGTCGGGTGGGAAACGCGTCGAACGAAATAGAGGCGGAAAACCGCCCGCTCAGTCGTGTCGAAAACTCCGCTGACCCGTAAACGCCATCGCCATCCCGTGTTCGTCCGCGGCCTCGATCACGTCCTCGTCGTTGACCGAGCCGCCGGGCTGAATCACCGCCTCGATGCCCGCCTCGACGGCCTCCTCGATGCCGTCCGGGAACGGGAAGAACGCGTCCGAGGCCATCACCGCGCCCTCGGCGTCTTTCCCCTCCGCGTGTTCGTCGGCCTTCATCGCCGCCAGTCGGACCGCGTCGACGCGAGAGACCTGTCCCATGCCGATACCGACCGTCTCCGTGCCGT containing:
- a CDS encoding glycerate kinase type-2 family protein, which encodes MIADRDRLATSDARETALACVEAGIEAGHPRTVVREAVSLEGETLRVADATYDLEAYAEIVVLGGGNAAAHVAAALEEILGDRIDGGVVVTDDPVETERVTVREGDHPTPSERGVAGTRALLEAAAAAGEDALVLAAITGGGSALMAAPAGDVSLAALQSTTEALLESGADIGEINAVRKHLSALKGGRLARRAAPATVAGVILSDVVGNDPSVLASGPAAPDESTFTDARSVLERYGIDVPEAVRERLERGAAGEIDETPGPADPAFERVSNHVVADGMTVLEAARDAAAERGYEPLVLSSRVRGEAREAATTHVAIAEEIRATGTPIEPPAAVLSGGETTVTVRGDGAGGPNQEFATSAALSLAASGTDAAVAAVDTDGIDGATDAAGALVDGATVEDPDAARAALADNDVCPYLESGNGLVLTGPTGTNLNDLRVLVVQ
- the thsA gene encoding thermosome subunit alpha, whose translation is MFIMSEDSQRTQGRDAQSSNIMAGKAVAESVRTTLGPRGMDKMLVDSGGDVVITNDGATILNEMDIEHPAAQMIVEVSDTQEEEVGDGTTTAAVLAGNLLGEAEDLIEQDVHATTIVEGYHEAAEIALEAIDEQVNEADVDDEILRQVAQSSMTGKGTGGLTAESLAETVVEAIRHVDTDEGVARDNVTVHTQIGASSNATELVPGIVVDEEPAHDGMPSAVEDASIAILDVELDVRTGDVDAEYAIDSIDQLNAAIDAEEGELEGYAETVAASGADVVFTTEDVHDRVANALANEGVLVFEGLGDSDARQVASATGARRVGDLDDLEDEDLGAADRIRTENFGDDDLAFVEGGAAAETVTVFVRGGTEHVVDELERAIGDALDVVATALESGEVVPGAGATEIAIADMIREEAAGIEGRKQLAVTAFADAVDIVPRTLAANTGRDPIDALVDLRAAHDSEGRAGLITDADEVTIDDPFEYGVVDPADVKREAVESATEAATMIARIDDVIAAE
- a CDS encoding amidohydrolase family protein, coding for MLELEHGFRVVDVATRLPPADGTGGPGVPTITADRLEREMHQAGITGSIVFPPSLPEADYLAPNNGVARRSVDRPFVAFARINGTETPGQTATDRLRNAVSGREDRHTSPSDVEKFAYDDRFHGFVLDPAVDGYPDEDVLAALENVDLPVIVRGGVDAPPETLAETLLGRSFPVVVGRFGGHPLNRELMDEMIDLLDEYDDCYLETSFVRYREQLERAVLEHPDRVFFGSGAPDCHPNVAVMEILTLDVSEDMLRRAFSKNACRVIDALAPEADNWN